The Spinacia oleracea cultivar Varoflay chromosome 2, BTI_SOV_V1, whole genome shotgun sequence DNA segment tttttaaactcgatttattaaaattaataatattttattaacgtaatttcgttttaattattagaaataatttaaaaatttcgttattttaaacgtttttacgatttattttaaacgataaatttataaacgaaaatttatttattttcgttaacgatatttttataaagaattattttagcttaacatttctatttttagtagtttccaaaaATGGCAACCAAATTTCTGAATTTATTCCAACTAtgtaaaattacaaaaatgcccttagaaaatcaaaaattccatttttcctcttctctttgctctccacgtacatcGCAAGAATGAAGAAAATTCTTTTCCTCTCCTTCCCCCAATTCAGTCTTGATTCATGCCTTGCTCCTCAAGGATTTCAGCTTCTCTTTCACTCTACTTGACTATACAAATCAATCCtaattccaattgaattttcaacataaaaaatCAGGGAAATTAAAACCAATTTTTACTCCCTTTTGCTCCTGCTCCGtgcgaaccaccaccaccctcaGTGGCTGTTGCCACTGAAACCACTACCAATCGCCAGCTCCTCCACCATCTCAAGACCATCGCACCACCATCATCCCTCACCTCTCCTGCTCTTCTCCTCCCACGCACTCCCCTGCCTCGCTCTGTCTTTTCCCTTTTTCGGCACCACCAACGTCGCCCCCCCCACTcctaaccccccccccccccccaccaccTTGCAAACCAACTCTCGCCCCCACATACTCCGCTGAGACGCCGCCCAGGACCGCCCTAGAACACTCCCAAACTCCCCTGATTTCTCCCCTGTTCGCGCCCCTCTCCCCCTTCCCTCGCCTGTTTCTGCCGCCTTAaaccaccatcaccgtcgcCTCTCGGCGCGGTTTCACCGCCCAGGCTGAGCCCCAGCCTCCCTCCTCTCTTCCTCCTCCTCGTGTTCCTCCTATTCGTGTTCCCCTGCTGCTCGTGCCCTTCAATTTCAGAAACAAAGTTTCTGAAATTGAAACTTTGTTTTATTCCCCCTTATTCAAGTTGGGCCAAATCAATTGGGCTTTGGGTAAGACAAACCTGAATTTCAGATTATCAATTCCTTaatattcatgttttaataaattttatgatataattatttactaatgaattgttattattttcaggaaataaataaatttgattatcgagtttaagaaaaataaattaccATACTAAATTTATCAAggacataaattaaataaatcttgtgtaattgatttagaatatatatatatatacttcgattgaaatttccataaattatatatattactaaaattggtgtttaattatattttcattaaaactatgaatttatatatttctaactttatttttagaaaattcgttatttataataattcgaaatttctaagttaaattattaccatattaataactaattcaattatttaatattttgaaagaaattggactcggagttcaggaagaacgatccatcgaacaggaagtataaactacggttgaggtaacatctattgctaacacccataatccccttatgaactgtgttttatgaatttatgaaatatgtttataatgatatgttttaATGGATTGTGCGATATGAATTGTGTTTATAAAGTGTGTTTTATGCATGATGATATTCAAATGTGCTTATGAATGAATTTATAAGAATgatgagttacgaataagatacgaaacatgataaataaaagtgtaatcggttctggcagttagtggggttactatttctaggtcgtgcacgtaccgctgTACCGCGGGatacccaacaagggagagtgctccttgagggttaccgcaagctaaaagagaaactatttaggtacgggcgtatgtccaacaagggagagtgctccttgaggactatcgcaaggtgggagacgtcccacaaggctaacttgtcagttaccaagtaaaaaaaaggttttatgaaagataatgggaactatcaaagtttcaagttataaataatgtttcattgcatttatgaaaatgttttactatgttctattctccctgattgcaaagtaaataaaatgaattgaaatgagtttacgctgttagggtagtatgttactgggcctcggctcacgatgttgcttttgttttaggtacgaagaagatcatgggatgccttagagtgaggatgcaaccatcaaagtCATGATCGATGTTTACtaaagataactatgtcattagtaataaagggatgtattaattaaactctaagtttgatttcacgatttgagttagattttcaaattaatgtttaaacatgttagaaatatttattaaggtttacatagatttcaatgtaatttttaaagaattaatcgaagtgaagtataattactgttactcaacagtagtcagtaaatgtaaaaaggttatgtcgccttgtatttcccacgagggagatacggcaagtgacgctccgactaaattagggtttccgctgctaattaaagataattaacctaattcatggtgtttagaagtcggggtgttacagtttggtatcagagccaaggttctgcgaccataagtgctaaactttacgggttttgcacgaaataaaatttattaggtTTTAagcaagaattttaaggaataagtaaaaagaataagttaaaatcatgctaagttaaaatgaaatgagtgtgagtgatAGGAACGGGGAACGCAACgggaatgttttctttattatgaTTTGCAGAATTTCTTAGTCTaatttcaagaagaaaagattatCTGAAGCGTTGTATCCTTGCGATCAGATCGGCGATGACTTCAAGCGGAAATATTCCTATTGACGGCACTAGAAACGACAACGATGTTAACGATGGCAATGGTAATCACAAATCTGCATTAACGCTGGAAGGAATGcaagaaagaattgaagaattgcGCAAGGATCCCATTTCCGGTGACACCCCAGGAGAAACGAGTGATAATCGAATGGACTTAATGAGATTGATAATGTCGGAACTTCTACAAGGAAATCGTCAAAATCCAAGGTCAGAGCAAGAAGAATGCTCCAACATGTTCAAGAAGTTCTCTTCTCATAATCCCCCTACATATGATGGCAAGCCAGACCCTACCGAATTTGAAGAATGGATTAGCGATATGGAAAAGCTATTTGATGCTACGCAATGCCCCGAGAAGTGGAAGGTCAACTATGCCGTCTTTTACTTGAAAGGACAAGCCAACCTATGGTGGAAAAATGTTAGAGGAATCCAAAATGAGCCTGGTTTTGGTTGGGAAAAACTGACGGAAGCTATGCGGGAACAATTTTATCCCTATTCTCTGCAAATGTAAATGGAATCAGAATTTATCAAATTGAGTCAAGGAAAGAAGAATGTTCTGGAATATGCAGTGAAATTCAATGAGCTTGCTCGATTTGCCCCTAACCTGGTGACTACTGATAGGCAAAGGATGAATCGATTTGAAGGAGGATTAAACATTGAGATCCGTGATCGTCTTTCGAGTTCTAGAATTTCCACTTTCCAAGAGTTGTACGATCGAGCAATTAACGTCGAAAGAATTATCAAGCTTCGAGAAGAAACATATGGAAAACGAAAAGGGAGCTTCGAAGAAAATCAACCGAACAATAAGAAACAAAATGTCAATGTCAGCTATCAAGGAGGGAATAACGGAAACCAAAACTTCAACAAGAATCGTGGATGCGCCAAGTGTGGAAGATGGAACCATACTGAGAAAGAATGTCGAATTGGTACGCGagattgcttcaaatgtggtagCAAAGATCACAAAATCAGAGATTGTCCTCAAATACATCGAGAGAAAAGTGATGGGAGAAACGATGAAAACAAAGGAAATGGTGGCACTACAAATTTCAACCGTAATCCCCCACGTGGAACAACTTCGAATGGAAGAGTGTTTTTAATGCAGGGAAAAGACGATGATGCAAATGACAATGACGACTTCGCTAGTATGGAATGAAGAATGAAGCATAATGAACTTTTGAAATCGTGTGATCGAACATCTAGAATATTTTAGAATAAATGATGGAAATTTTGAAAGTAATATGCGCTAATCGAGTATCTAACTAAGATGTATTACCATCATTAGttatatgaatgttatgcttatgtatgaaattttaaattaaagaattatgtgtttaagatatgctttatggattatgtttatgctgacatgattgtattGGTAATAACTAATCGTTACGTATGAAAGTCGTCTTCGATGGAacttctcctgagctcagagtacgagattattATAACAAATgacttttaaaaattatttgactATTATAATTGTTAGGTAAATATTTATTGTCATTATATCTATCTTcagaattatattaaaaacattactacttttggtagaaaatattttcaaacgggatctcacaaagaaaaatgggagcctagtctacgctaacaagtttgcccttttttatgttctttgctcctcgatcctattttatgaagtaaagtagAGATACaaaagacgatggcggaatataatttaccttaatgacgattaagatcaacatataattttgccccttttgtattctttactcttcgattctaggtctcgagttgaagcggagtcattaaagaagatggcggaatgaaggctagacaatgtcggaattggaatgaaattgtgagatcttggttctaaaataaaatatcgtaCTTTTATTCAAATATTTTTGACTTTCAACAATcaattcaagtttcgaggacgaaactttttctaaagggggtaagaatgtaataccccgaaatttttaaactcgatttattaaaattaataatattttattaacgtaatttcgttttaattattagaaataatttaaaaatttcgttattttaaacgtttttacgatttattttaaacgataaatttataaacgaaaatttatttatttttccttaacgacatttttataaagaattattttagcttaacatttctatttttagtagtttccaaaaATGGCAACCAAATTTCTGAATTTATTCCAACTAtgtaaaattacaaaaatgcccttagaaaatcaaaaattctatttttcctcttctctttgctctccacgtacattGCAAGAATGAAGAAAATTCTTCATTCCTCTCCTTCCCCCAATTCAGTCTTGATTCATGCCTTGCTCCTCAAGGATTTCAGCTTCTCTTTCACTCTACTTGACTATACAAATCAATCCtaattccaattgaattttcaacatcaaaaatcagagaaattaaaatcaatttttactCCCTTTTGCTCCTGCTCCGtgcgaaccaccaccaccctcaGTGGTTGTTGCCACTGAAACCACCACCAATCGCCAGCTCCTCCACCATCTCAACACCATCGCACCACCATCATCCCTCACCTCTCCTGCTCTTCTCCTCCCACGCACTCCCCTGCCTCGCTCTGTCTTTTCCCTTTTTCGGCACCACCAACGTCGCGCCACCACTCCTAACCTCCCCCACCACCTTGCAAACCAACTCCCGCCCCCACATACTCTGGCGAGACGCCGCCCAGGACCGCCCTAGAACACTCCCAAACTCCCCTGATTTCTCCCCTGTTCGCGCCCTTCTCCCCCTTCCCTCGCCTGTTTCTGCCGCCTCAaaccaccatcaccgtcgcCTCTCGGCGCGGTTTCACCGCCCAGGCTGAGCCCCAGCCTCCCTCCTCTCTTCCTCCTCCTCGTGTTCCTCCTGTTCGTGTTCCCCTGCTGCTCGTGCCCTTCAATTTCAGAAACAAAGTTTCTGAAATTGAAACTTTGTTTTATTCCCCCTTATTCAAGTTGGGCCAAATCAATTGGGCTTTGGGTAAGACAAACCTGAATTTCAGATTATCAATTCCTTaatattcatgttttaataaattttatgatataattatttactaatgaattgttattattttcaggaaataaataaatttgattatcgagtttaagaaaaataaattaccGTACTAAATTTATCAAggacataaattaaataaatcttgtgtaattgatttagaatatatatatatacttcgattgaaatttccataaattatatatattactaaaattggtgtttaattatattttcattaaaactatgaatttatatatttctaactttatttttagaaaattcgttatttataataattcaaaatttctaagttaaattattaccatattaataactaattcaattatttaatattttgaaagaaattggactcggagttcaggaagaacgatccatcgaacaggaagtataaactacggttgaggtaacatctattgctaacacccacaatccccttat contains these protein-coding regions:
- the LOC110781865 gene encoding uncharacterized protein; the protein is MTSSGNIPIDGTRNDNDVNDGNGNHKSALTLEGMQERIEELRKDPISGDTPGETSDNRMDLMRLIMSELLQGNRQNPRSEQEECSNMFKKFSSHNPPTYDGKPDPTEFEEWISDMEKLFDATQCPEKWKVNYAVFYLKGQANLWWKNVRGIQNEPGFGWEKLTEAMREQFYPYSLQM
- the LOC130467456 gene encoding uncharacterized protein, which encodes MESEFIKLSQGKKNVLEYAVKFNELARFAPNLVTTDRQRMNRFEGGLNIEIRDRLSSSRISTFQELYDRAINVERIIKLREETYGKRKGSFEENQPNNKKQNVNVSYQGGNNGNQNFNKNRGCAKCGRWNHTEKECRIGTRDCFKCGSKDHKIRDCPQIHREKSDGRNDENKGNGGTTNFNRNPPRGTTSNGRVFLMQGKDDDANDNDDFASME